A segment of the Candidatus Pelagisphaera phototrophica genome:
CCGCTACCTGACCGATAATTTTGAATACCTCCTGCATCGCGACGGAGTTTCCCACAATGCCTTCTTTGTAATCCTCGCTATTTACCTTTTTGCTGGGCTTAGAGGCTGACTTCAAATCTCTCGTAGCGTTGATCGCCGAGGCCGTTAGACTCAAAACCTTCTCCGGATCAAACGGCTTCATTACATAGTCGTGGGCTCCAAATTTCATTGCCTCAATAGCCGTTTGCGCAGTTCCATATGCCGTCATGAGGATTATTTGCAAATTCGAATTGATTGAACGCATGTGCTGCAGGGTTTCCAGACCCGTGATGCCACCCATCCGAATATCCATGAAGATCAAGTCGGGAGTTGGTCCGTTCCTTACTTTTTCGATTCCTGCCTCTCCGCTCGAAGCGGTATCAATCCGATAACCTCGACTTCCCAGGACGCGTCCCAAAGAGTATCGAATCTCATCGTCGTCATCAACGATCAGCACGGTGAATTGACTGTTCTGCTGCTGTGAATCACTCATATCAAATTATCTGCCCGCCCTTTCCGCGATCGGGCTCGGGAATCCAGCGGCAGAACATAGTTCCCTTTTGGAACTAATCTTGCGGCCAGCCGATCAAACGATGTGGAAAGGTCAAAACCGCATTCTTAGTAATTCATTGCCTTGAGGAAGCAATCGGAAACGGTCTTTCTACTATTAAATGCTTTCAATTCCGTTCGAAACAACGACCAAACACCCTACCAAAAGGTCCATCAGGATCTCTATTGCGCTGCTGTGTTCGGTCTGGGCGCTGAGTTTCTCTTGGACTTCCGAAGCAGCGAAACTCGAACCCTACGCAAGAATCTCTGGAATAGGGATTCGGGAGTGTAGCGGAATTGCCAAGAGCCGCCAGACCAACGACATCTACTGGGTTCACAATGATTCATCGAGCGGGTCGCGAATTTTCGCGATCCTAAAAGACGGCTCGCTTGTCGCAGCATTCCCGACTGGACTTACCAATATCGACTGGGAGGACGTCGCCACTGACAACTCAGGCAATCTTTACTTGGGTGACTTTGGAAACTTTCTAAACACGCGGCGCGACCTCGCCATACATTTTCTTGAGGAGCCCCTCAAACCAAAAGTCGGTACTCGAATCAAGGGAACCACCTATCGATTCGAGTATCCTGAGCAAACGGAGTTTCCTCCCAGGCGCCGGATCTATGATTGCGAAGCGATTTTTTGGGCTCAGGAGGAATTGTTTCTCCTAACCAAGAGCCTCGGTGACACCACTACAAGGCTCTACTGCTTTGAATCACTTAAAACGGATAAAATTAACCGCCCCAAACTTGTGGGAGAGTTCGACATCGGTCCTCGAGTCACTGGAGCAGACGCCACTCCCGATGGACAAAGGCTCGCGGTCCTCACGACTTCGAGCGTGTGGGTGTTTGAGCGTCCCGAGAACTCTCGCAACTACCTGGAGGGAATCGCAACTACCCTGCGTATCAGCGCAGGACAATGCGAAGCGATTTGCTGGGACGACCAGGAAACCCTCATCATTGCCAACGAGGACCGGGCATTGTTCGAGGTCAAGGTGGCCGACCTCGTCGACTACTAAAAACGGGACGGCTTCGCGCTACCGTTTTCCCATTCGCCAGAAATCAAGGCTATCACTTTGCCACACTTCTTCCGGCTTCTGTGGACTTCTGTATTCCATAGGCCACAAAGCGGTAATCAGTATCCTAAAATTGGCGACAAAAAACCCTAGGAGTGCAATCCATATCCAACTCCAAACCTCAAATCTAAACAAGCTCATACCTAGACTCGCGGTAACAAATAGGGAAGCGAGAGGACCCCCCGCAACGATCCAGCGTTGAGTTTTCGAAGTCTCCTGAGACCGATCGTAGGTGGTCGAACCATATTGAAAACCCACTATGCCTAGCTCAATCGACATCCGCCCCCAATCTAGCTTAACGGGCTGCTTACTAAGACCGACTTTCAGCTTCACCGACTGACCTGTCAAACTAAGCGCCACCAATGCATGCCCGAGCTCATGAACCAAGACCCCCAAGTATATCCCATCCAAGAGCGCAAAAACAAACAGCAAGACTTTGAGCACCAGAAATTCCATCAGATGCCAGTGTCGCCTCCATCTAGGAATTTGGCAACTCGCGAAACGAAGTCCTCTCGAAACTCGAAATGAGGATTATGCCCACTCTCCTCCATCACTTCGACAACGCTATTGGGAAAATATCGATTCAATCCCGGATAGTCTGATGGCTCCGAGTATTTCGACTCCCCCCCCATTAGAAAAATCGTTTCACCTTCGAACCGATCCTCCGGCCCTAAGGGCGATCCTTCAATCTCTCGCTGATTCGCCTCTAGAGCTTTAATATTGACCACCCAGCAGAAACCGGGACCATCCTTTCTCCGAGACAAATTGGTGAGCAGGAATTGCCGTTTCCCCCAATCAGGAACGGCTTTCTCAAGTAGCTCGTCCGCCTCTTTGCGCGAACCCAGTTTCTCGAGGTCAATCGCATTCATTGCGTCATATTCCGAGTCTTGGGATCCCGGATACCGCTTTGGCACTATGTCTACAAGCACAAGGCGTCGCACTCTTTCTGGATTTTCACAGGCAATCTTCATAGCCAGTTTCCCACCCATGGAATGCCCGAGCAAATGACCGCTTTCGATCCCTCGACCCTTCATCCACTCAATAACGTCATCTCTCATCGCATCGTAGGAATGCGGAAATGCGTGCGACGACTTTCCGTGATTTCTCAAATCCAAACAATGAACATGAAAATACTTCCCTAAATCCGAACCTGCACCCTGCCAATTTCGAGAGGAGCCCAGCAAACCATGCAGCACCAGGAGGGGCGATTTAGTCGAGTCTCCAAACTCACGATGGAATAGAATCATAGCACAATAAGCGGACCAAGTCATTGGCGCCAATCTCAATGAGTCAAGAAGACAGCCATCAGAGGCAAGTGCCACTCCGCTTGGTCGTAAAACTATGCTCGAACTATCCGCCTTTTTTCTTGCGACCGGATAGAGCCAGAGATTGCTTACAAAGTTTCCCTCCGCTCGTCAGAATATGGCTAAAGGCAAGATAACTCCCATGATGCAGCAGTATTTCGAGGTTAAGCGTAACCTGCCCTCGAACACGCTGCTCCTGTTTCGTCTCGGTGACTTCTACGAAATGTTTCACGAGGACGCAGAAATCGGGTCCCAACTGCTGGGAATCACTCTGACCAAACGGAGCGACTACTTCATGGCGGGTATTCCCTACCACGCCGCGGAGCAGTATATCGGAAAAGCTCTCCAGGCCGGAAAGAAAGTGGCCATATGCGATCAGGTGGAAACTCCCCAACCGGGAAAACTCGTCAAACGCTCGCTGACTCGAATCCTCACACCTGGCACCACAATCGAAGACAACCAGATCGAATCGAGTCGAAACCACTACCTGGCCGCATTCGAGCTGGAAAAGTCGGGCGCGTCCCTCTGCTGGCTCGACCTGTCCACAGCCGAATTCCAAATCGCCACCGGTAAATCGGTCGATGACCTCATGCCCGTGCTAACGTCGATCGATCCGGCTGAAATGCTTGTCATGGAAGGCGAGGAAAATCGCTGGAGAGCCATGGCCCATGATGGCTCTACTCACGATGAACTCACTCACTTCCTAGCGACCCGATCCGTCACCGAGCTTCCTGGATACCACTTCAATATCGACGCCGGAGTCCAATCCGTAATGGACACACTTGGAGTTATCAATCTAGAGGGCTTTGGAATCGACAAGGACCATCCTGCGTTGGGATGTGCCGGTGCAGTGCTTCATTATGTGACAGAGAATCTGCGGGCAAAGCCAGCCAACCTGTCTTCCATTCGCGAATACAGTTATGCAGCCTCCCTGCTTCTAGATCCCGCCACCCTGCGAAATCTCGAAATCTTCAAATCAACCCGTGGAACCCGCGAGGGTAGCCTCCTTCAGTCCATCAATAAAACGACCACTGCATCCGGTTCCCGTCAGCTCGAGCAATGGCTCATTTCCCCTGACCGACGACTAGACGAGCTACGACGCCGGCAGGACAGTGTGGAGCAGTTCGTGAAATCCC
Coding sequences within it:
- a CDS encoding alpha/beta fold hydrolase is translated as MILFHREFGDSTKSPLLVLHGLLGSSRNWQGAGSDLGKYFHVHCLDLRNHGKSSHAFPHSYDAMRDDVIEWMKGRGIESGHLLGHSMGGKLAMKIACENPERVRRLVLVDIVPKRYPGSQDSEYDAMNAIDLEKLGSRKEADELLEKAVPDWGKRQFLLTNLSRRKDGPGFCWVVNIKALEANQREIEGSPLGPEDRFEGETIFLMGGESKYSEPSDYPGLNRYFPNSVVEVMEESGHNPHFEFREDFVSRVAKFLDGGDTGI
- a CDS encoding M50 family metallopeptidase — translated: MEFLVLKVLLFVFALLDGIYLGVLVHELGHALVALSLTGQSVKLKVGLSKQPVKLDWGRMSIELGIVGFQYGSTTYDRSQETSKTQRWIVAGGPLASLFVTASLGMSLFRFEVWSWIWIALLGFFVANFRILITALWPMEYRSPQKPEEVWQSDSLDFWRMGKR